The Maridesulfovibrio frigidus DSM 17176 genome has a segment encoding these proteins:
- a CDS encoding ABC transporter ATP-binding protein, with protein sequence MTSSAPDIRIENLTIGYGGNPVVENINATLPGGGVTVILGGSGCGKSTLLKNILKLNQAMNGSVYLGKHNIFKLKKKAFSCLKQRIGVLFQDGALLGALNLFDNVALPLREHTKLKPAEIAKVVKAKLSLVGLEEFVDYFPNELSGGMRKRAGLARAMVMDPDILFCDEPTSGLDPINSAELDELLLELKERFEMTIVVVSHDLASMKAIADYVLVLGKGKTLFNGSKESLLATDDVYLRQFLDRKGEKRESARITMPHLDPSVMRMDCSKILGDLDNN encoded by the coding sequence ATGACCAGCTCAGCACCAGACATACGCATAGAGAACTTAACTATTGGTTACGGTGGAAACCCCGTGGTTGAGAACATTAATGCAACTCTCCCCGGCGGAGGAGTCACTGTTATCCTCGGTGGATCAGGGTGCGGTAAATCGACTCTTCTCAAAAATATACTAAAACTTAATCAGGCCATGAACGGCTCCGTATATTTAGGTAAGCACAATATTTTCAAGCTTAAAAAGAAAGCTTTTAGCTGCCTCAAACAGCGTATAGGCGTTCTATTTCAAGATGGAGCTTTGCTCGGAGCGCTTAACCTTTTTGATAACGTAGCTCTTCCATTAAGAGAACATACAAAGCTCAAGCCTGCTGAAATTGCAAAAGTGGTTAAAGCAAAACTCAGCCTTGTTGGACTTGAAGAATTTGTTGATTATTTCCCGAATGAACTTTCAGGCGGAATGCGCAAAAGAGCAGGACTTGCAAGAGCAATGGTCATGGACCCTGACATCCTCTTTTGTGACGAACCGACATCAGGATTAGATCCAATTAATTCTGCGGAACTGGACGAACTGTTACTTGAACTTAAAGAACGCTTTGAAATGACTATTGTTGTTGTCAGTCATGATCTGGCCAGCATGAAGGCTATTGCAGACTACGTTCTTGTCTTGGGTAAAGGAAAAACTCTTTTCAATGGCAGTAAAGAATCTCTACTGGCAACCGATGATGTTTACCTTAGACAATTTCTCGATAGAAAAGGCGAAAAGAGAGAATCTGCACGAAT
- the argJ gene encoding bifunctional glutamate N-acetyltransferase/amino-acid acetyltransferase ArgJ, translating to MLPIPEGFKFASIEAGFKYSGRDDLTIILSDTPAAGAGVFTKNKFQAAPVTVCKETLQISPYVRGTLINAGQANACTGQEGIEDCHATLALVSKELGLNPSDLLPASTGVIGPRYDMDKWKQAAPLLAAKLGESTPVQAAKAIMTTDEFPKLAWGSAESSSGTAKILGMSKGAGMISPDMATMLGFVICDAEVDPTWWQEALRRCTDKSFNCITVDGDTSTNDTVLAFANGASKFKADSPETRDALESVLLDVCQSLAYMIVQDAEGGTKVMSIKVFGAPSDEDANLVARAVGNSPLVKTALFGEDPNWGRIVAAAGRSGAEFDENLLTLSFGKITVFEKGKPVEGDMDALLDPIMRKQDIEVLINLGEGTGTALLMASDLTRDYISINADYRS from the coding sequence ATGCTACCCATTCCAGAAGGTTTTAAATTCGCCAGCATCGAAGCAGGATTCAAATATAGTGGCAGAGACGACTTAACAATTATTCTAAGTGACACGCCGGCGGCAGGAGCCGGAGTCTTCACCAAAAACAAATTTCAAGCGGCACCTGTGACTGTCTGTAAAGAGACTTTGCAGATCTCTCCATATGTGCGCGGCACTCTGATCAATGCCGGACAGGCTAATGCCTGTACAGGGCAGGAAGGAATTGAGGACTGCCACGCAACTCTCGCTCTGGTCAGCAAAGAACTGGGCCTTAACCCATCAGACCTGCTACCTGCGTCAACAGGCGTAATTGGTCCGCGCTATGATATGGATAAGTGGAAACAAGCCGCCCCACTCTTAGCTGCTAAGCTTGGAGAGTCCACGCCAGTGCAAGCTGCAAAAGCAATTATGACAACCGATGAATTCCCAAAACTAGCTTGGGGATCAGCAGAATCCAGTTCCGGCACTGCCAAAATACTAGGCATGAGCAAAGGAGCTGGCATGATATCACCAGACATGGCTACCATGCTCGGTTTTGTTATCTGCGACGCGGAAGTTGATCCGACTTGGTGGCAGGAAGCACTGCGCAGGTGTACCGACAAGTCTTTTAATTGCATCACCGTAGACGGCGACACCAGTACAAATGACACTGTTCTCGCATTCGCTAATGGAGCTTCCAAGTTCAAGGCGGATTCTCCTGAAACACGAGATGCTCTTGAATCTGTATTGCTGGATGTCTGTCAGTCACTTGCATATATGATAGTACAAGACGCTGAAGGCGGTACCAAAGTAATGTCCATAAAAGTTTTCGGAGCGCCAAGCGATGAGGATGCAAACCTCGTAGCACGTGCTGTCGGAAATTCCCCGCTCGTTAAAACCGCTCTATTCGGAGAAGACCCGAATTGGGGCAGAATAGTAGCAGCGGCTGGACGCAGCGGAGCTGAGTTTGACGAAAATCTGCTTACCCTCAGCTTCGGAAAAATTACAGTTTTTGAAAAAGGTAAGCCAGTTGAAGGAGATATGGACGCGCTGCTTGACCCCATAATGCGTAAGCAAGATATTGAAGTCCTTATAAACCTCGGCGAGGGTACCGGCACTGCGCTTCTTATGGCATCTGACCTTACCCGCGACTACATCAGCATTAACGCAGATTACCGCTCTTAA
- a CDS encoding MlaE family ABC transporter permease codes for MSQSVPDKTVLQPFAFLGKVSLNILGEAGAICIFLFESILHVFSSLGIFSKTIKELYFIGVRSITVISLIGLFTGMVVGLQTYYALSKFGSEGFLGAAVALSLVRELGPVLTAIMLTGRAGSSMTAEIGVMRISEQIDALELMDINPISYLVSPKLLASLISFPILTALFDLIGIAGGYLSGVALLGGNSGVYFHRVSTSLSWEDISAGFTKSLVFAVVVCTICCFQGYFTHFRKDGKGAEGVSQATTTAVVMSCVMVLITDYLLTSLLFQ; via the coding sequence ATGTCTCAATCTGTTCCAGATAAAACAGTTTTGCAACCCTTCGCTTTCTTGGGAAAGGTTAGCCTAAATATTCTTGGAGAAGCAGGTGCTATATGCATCTTCCTTTTCGAATCGATTCTGCACGTATTCAGCTCGCTGGGTATTTTCTCTAAAACGATTAAAGAACTGTATTTTATCGGGGTCAGATCTATAACCGTTATTTCCTTGATAGGCCTTTTTACAGGTATGGTTGTAGGTCTTCAAACCTACTACGCCCTTTCTAAATTCGGGTCCGAAGGCTTCTTAGGAGCTGCGGTAGCATTGTCTCTTGTTCGCGAGTTAGGTCCTGTCCTTACAGCTATCATGCTTACAGGGCGCGCAGGATCCTCCATGACAGCTGAAATAGGTGTTATGCGCATCTCAGAACAGATTGATGCTTTAGAGCTAATGGACATTAACCCGATCAGTTATTTGGTAAGCCCTAAATTGCTGGCATCCTTAATTTCATTTCCAATTCTTACTGCACTTTTCGATTTAATAGGAATTGCTGGAGGCTACCTTTCAGGGGTTGCTCTATTAGGTGGAAATTCAGGTGTTTATTTCCATAGAGTATCAACTTCACTTAGCTGGGAAGATATTTCGGCAGGCTTCACGAAGTCTCTTGTTTTTGCAGTTGTTGTTTGCACTATCTGCTGTTTCCAAGGCTACTTCACTCATTTCCGTAAGGATGGAAAAGGAGCCGAAGGAGTAAGTCAGGCAACCACAACCGCTGTAGTAATGTCATGTGTCATGGTGCTAATTACCGATTATCTTTTGACTTCCTTACTTTTCCAGTGA
- a CDS encoding HD domain-containing protein, producing the protein MKNLKNRDKMTRLADFLNEVGMLRKTPRTGYQFLGTGTESVADHSYRVAVLGYVLADMADADMAQTVFMCLFHDLHEARTGDFNYVNKIYNNCDRDKALQHTLGGTGLEDKIMPHWEELEKCETKEAKLAQDADQIDFILNLKEEQDMGNPYAESWLKSALERLRTDEGKKLAETISKTDHKEWWHLGPAQSWWENKSGPEGE; encoded by the coding sequence ATGAAAAATCTTAAGAATCGCGACAAAATGACAAGGCTCGCAGACTTCCTCAATGAAGTAGGTATGCTCAGAAAAACACCGCGCACCGGCTATCAATTCCTTGGAACAGGGACCGAGTCCGTCGCAGACCATTCATACAGAGTCGCGGTTCTCGGATATGTACTTGCAGACATGGCAGACGCGGATATGGCTCAAACCGTATTCATGTGCCTTTTTCACGATCTGCACGAAGCCCGCACTGGTGATTTCAATTACGTGAACAAAATTTATAATAATTGTGATCGTGATAAAGCGTTGCAACACACCCTTGGTGGCACGGGCCTTGAAGATAAAATCATGCCGCATTGGGAAGAGCTTGAAAAATGCGAAACAAAAGAAGCGAAGTTAGCTCAAGATGCAGATCAAATAGACTTCATTTTAAATCTTAAAGAAGAACAAGACATGGGTAATCCGTATGCGGAATCATGGCTTAAATCTGCTCTTGAACGCCTTCGTACTGACGAGGGCAAGAAACTGGCTGAAACTATTTCTAAAACTGATCATAAAGAATGGTGGCACCTCGGTCCGGCTCAAAGCTGGTGGGAAAACAAGAGCGGCCCAGAGGGTGAATAA